A portion of the Pseudomonas sp. PSE14 genome contains these proteins:
- a CDS encoding response regulator transcription factor, whose amino-acid sequence MRILLVEDNRDILANMADYLGLKGYTVDCAQDGLSGLHLAATSHYDLIVLDVMLPGLDGFTLCRRLREDARRDTPVIMLTARDQLDDRLQGFRSGADDYLLKPFALSELAARIEAVLRRSQGGGRRELQVGDLSYNLDTLEVNRNGKPLKLNPIGLKLLAVLMQKSPHVVRRDVLEEAVWGDDCPDSDSLRSHVHQLRQVIDKPFDSSLLHTVHGVGYRLAEEANGV is encoded by the coding sequence ATGCGCATTCTGTTGGTTGAAGACAATCGGGACATTCTGGCGAACATGGCCGATTACCTCGGACTCAAGGGGTATACGGTGGATTGCGCGCAGGACGGGCTTTCCGGGCTGCATCTGGCAGCGACATCCCATTACGACCTGATTGTGCTCGACGTCATGCTGCCGGGGCTGGACGGCTTTACGCTGTGCCGCCGGTTGCGTGAGGACGCCCGGCGCGACACCCCGGTGATCATGCTCACCGCCCGCGACCAACTGGACGACCGCCTGCAGGGCTTCCGTTCCGGCGCCGACGATTACCTGTTGAAGCCGTTCGCCCTGTCGGAGCTGGCGGCCCGCATCGAGGCCGTGCTGCGCCGCAGCCAGGGCGGTGGACGCCGCGAGCTGCAGGTCGGCGACCTGAGCTACAACCTCGACACGCTGGAAGTGAACCGCAACGGCAAGCCGCTCAAGCTCAACCCTATCGGCCTGAAGCTGCTGGCGGTGCTGATGCAGAAGAGTCCCCACGTGGTGCGCCGCGACGTACTGGAAGAGGCGGTCTGGGGTGACGACTGCCCCGACAGCGACAGCCTGCGCAGCCACGTCCACCAACTTCGCCAGGTGATCGACAAGCCTTTCGATTCGTCGCTGCTGCACACCGTGCACGGCGTCGGCTACCGCCTGGCGGAGGAAGCGAATGGAGTATAA
- a CDS encoding class I SAM-dependent methyltransferase, with product MSDKPVDLEFSQKYDRKHAERYLRKHQAGLSRKLSHWRDVQVARQALKLAGQPNLVLDLPCGAGRFWPMLAEKENRVIIGADNSPDMIAVACAGQPEEVVKRVRPLQTSAFAIDLPDNAVDSIFSMRLMHHIGEVSDRLTMLREFHRVTRDSVILSMWVDGNFKSWKRKRAESSRKKHAYQNRFVIPAKTIEAEFRQAGFKVQDHIDFVPLIHMWRVYILRKE from the coding sequence ATGAGTGACAAACCCGTCGATCTGGAGTTTTCCCAGAAATACGACCGCAAGCATGCCGAGCGCTATCTGCGTAAACACCAGGCCGGGCTGTCGCGGAAACTTTCCCACTGGCGGGATGTCCAAGTTGCCCGCCAGGCACTCAAGCTCGCCGGTCAGCCCAATCTGGTGCTTGACCTGCCGTGCGGCGCCGGGCGCTTCTGGCCGATGCTGGCTGAAAAGGAAAACCGCGTGATCATCGGGGCGGACAACTCCCCGGACATGATCGCGGTTGCCTGTGCCGGACAGCCGGAAGAGGTTGTAAAACGCGTTCGACCTTTGCAGACTTCGGCGTTTGCCATCGATCTGCCCGACAACGCCGTCGACAGCATCTTCTCGATGCGCCTGATGCACCACATCGGCGAAGTGAGCGACCGGTTGACCATGTTGCGCGAGTTCCACCGCGTCACCCGTGACTCGGTGATCCTGTCGATGTGGGTGGATGGCAACTTCAAGTCCTGGAAACGCAAGCGCGCCGAAAGCTCTCGCAAGAAGCACGCCTACCAGAACCGTTTCGTGATTCCGGCCAAGACCATCGAGGCGGAGTTCCGCCAAGCAGGTTTCAAGGTTCAGGATCACATTGATTTCGTCCCGCTCATCCATATGTGGCGGGTCTACATTCTGCGTAAGGAATAA
- a CDS encoding lipopolysaccharide kinase InaA family protein, which yields MAADLASLQQISGENAIDRWLQIPGKWVEEPNRRRGGESGVQRVLTADGRLLYRKQQMGHIYRDLLHPFGYPTAIRERDALKAAEALGVKVPTLVYAGCRKVNGEWQALLVTESLDGFSSLEDCYARGDRERWGEALHQRILQQYGSTLAKLNAGHWQHGCLYLKHVFVRVDGDKIEVALIDMEKARRRFSAQRAARHDLRQVKRRSSWTEAQWQAFVYGYQAAFGSAIKGLQT from the coding sequence ATGGCCGCTGATCTGGCATCTCTGCAGCAAATTTCCGGTGAAAACGCTATCGATCGCTGGTTGCAGATTCCCGGCAAATGGGTAGAGGAACCGAATCGGCGGCGCGGCGGCGAAAGCGGCGTGCAGCGCGTCCTCACTGCTGACGGGCGCCTGCTGTACCGCAAGCAGCAGATGGGGCACATCTATCGCGATCTGCTGCATCCCTTCGGTTACCCCACCGCCATTCGTGAGCGTGATGCACTCAAGGCCGCAGAGGCCCTGGGTGTGAAGGTTCCGACCCTGGTCTACGCCGGTTGCCGCAAGGTCAACGGCGAATGGCAGGCGCTACTGGTGACCGAATCCCTTGACGGATTCTCCAGCCTGGAAGACTGCTACGCCCGTGGCGACCGCGAGCGTTGGGGCGAAGCGCTGCATCAACGCATTCTGCAACAATACGGTAGTACCCTCGCCAAACTTAACGCCGGCCATTGGCAACATGGCTGCCTGTACCTCAAGCACGTCTTCGTGCGGGTGGACGGCGACAAGATTGAAGTGGCGCTGATCGACATGGAGAAGGCCCGCCGACGTTTCAGCGCCCAGCGCGCTGCACGTCACGACCTTCGCCAGGTGAAACGCCGTTCGTCGTGGACAGAAGCGCAGTGGCAGGCCTTTGTCTATGGTTACCAAGCGGCGTTTGGCAGCGCCATCAAAGGGTTGCAGACATGA
- a CDS encoding HAMP domain-containing sensor histidine kinase — protein sequence MEYKQSLSRRIVFAFVLMTAAVGGLFSVGIVGVVHVVEERLISHDLGGELDRILQADLAIGQAPKLDPGMRFFISDGQGVYAMPPALRRLDEGFHEVFDGELSFHALVRDEGGRRFVLLQDQSDFEAREQVLYASVVTGYVLSLTLAGLLGWLLSRKVMEPVARLARQVRHRDQLLELAPPMAPDYARDEVGELASAFDYAMGRLHDVLTREKLFTSDVSHELRTPLMVIATSCELLAEEPGLSARARSQLARMTSACEEMRDLVQTFLLLARAQRKDMGIVPQAGLLQIAEELVGQWRGPIEAKGLRLEFVGAQAMPGQFNAPFLRSVMSNLLRNAMHYTETGSIRLQLSATGFWVEDTGAGIPEEQRERVFQPFVRGANPRGEGLGLGLSLVKRICASEGWDVSLHPVEPHGCRFEVCLAVL from the coding sequence ATGGAGTATAAGCAGAGCCTTTCCCGACGGATTGTCTTTGCCTTCGTACTCATGACCGCCGCGGTCGGCGGACTCTTTTCGGTCGGGATCGTCGGGGTGGTCCATGTCGTCGAGGAGCGACTGATCTCCCACGATCTGGGCGGCGAGCTCGATCGGATTCTCCAGGCGGACCTGGCGATCGGCCAGGCCCCCAAGCTCGATCCCGGCATGCGCTTCTTCATCAGCGATGGCCAGGGTGTGTACGCCATGCCACCGGCGCTGCGCCGCCTGGATGAAGGGTTCCACGAGGTCTTCGACGGCGAGTTGTCCTTCCATGCGCTGGTGCGTGATGAGGGTGGCCGGCGCTTCGTGCTGCTGCAGGACCAGAGCGATTTCGAGGCGCGCGAGCAGGTTCTCTACGCCTCCGTGGTTACCGGCTACGTGCTCAGCCTGACGCTGGCCGGCCTGTTGGGCTGGCTGCTCTCGCGCAAGGTCATGGAGCCGGTGGCCCGCCTGGCGCGCCAGGTACGTCACCGCGACCAGTTGCTGGAGCTGGCGCCGCCGATGGCGCCGGACTATGCCCGTGACGAGGTTGGTGAGCTGGCATCGGCCTTCGATTACGCCATGGGCCGGCTGCACGACGTGCTGACCCGGGAAAAGCTTTTCACCAGTGACGTCAGCCACGAGTTGCGCACCCCGCTGATGGTGATCGCCACCAGCTGCGAACTGCTGGCCGAGGAACCCGGATTGAGCGCCAGGGCGCGTAGCCAATTGGCGCGGATGACCAGCGCCTGCGAGGAGATGCGTGACTTGGTCCAGACCTTCCTGCTGCTGGCACGCGCGCAGCGCAAGGATATGGGAATCGTCCCCCAGGCGGGACTTCTGCAGATCGCCGAGGAACTGGTCGGACAATGGCGTGGGCCGATCGAAGCGAAAGGGTTGCGACTGGAATTCGTGGGTGCGCAAGCCATGCCCGGCCAGTTCAACGCACCGTTCCTGCGCTCGGTAATGAGCAATTTATTGCGCAATGCGATGCATTACACCGAAACAGGCAGCATCCGCTTACAACTTTCCGCAACCGGATTCTGGGTCGAAGACACCGGTGCGGGAATCCCCGAAGAGCAGCGCGAACGCGTGTTCCAGCCGTTCGTGCGGGGCGCGAACCCGCGTGGCGAGGGGCTTGGGCTGGGGTTGTCGCTGGTCAAGCGCATCTGCGCCTCGGAAGGCTGGGACGTCAGTCTGCATCCTGTTGAACCACACGGCTGTCGCTTCGAAGTTTGCCTAGCCGTTCTTTGA